A region of Larimichthys crocea isolate SSNF chromosome X, L_crocea_2.0, whole genome shotgun sequence DNA encodes the following proteins:
- the atg4da gene encoding cysteine protease atg4da, producing the protein MNSVSPSAAQYVGGVMQDELMEGRRQQQQPLDRQGSFGLRTPQTLDPSSRDATGEPDEMDRLKAKLMSAWNNVKYGWTVKSKTSFNKVSPVTVLGHSYLLNSEDEVERFRLAFVSRIWLTYRKDFPQLEGSTLTTDCGWGCMLRSGQMLLAQGLLVHLMPRDWAWPDAQQLTDVDFEVFRPRSPARAGGVPIPSFGSPRGSNTPEKSPPSEQRPKCSQKKRPESVRDRQAEPVHHRLVTWFGDQPSAPFGIHQLVEVGKSSGKKAGDWYGPSIVAHILRKAVAKTSALHNLAVYVAQDCTVYKEDVVRLCDLSLSQNPPDPSSQAWKSVIILVPVRLGGEALNPSYIECVKNILKLDCCTGIIGGKPKHSLYFIGFQDEQLLYLDPHYCQPVVDVSQVNFSLESFHCSAPKKMPFNRMDPSCTIGFYAKNKKDFESLCSAVSEALSSSKEKYPIFTFVEGRGQDYGLEGHSSNNTGPAAHILPPGRLGRSNNRRNSDEFVFL; encoded by the exons ATGAACTCGGTTTCCCCCAGCGCAGCGCAGTACGTGGGGGGAGTGATGCAGGATGAGCTGATGGAGGGccggaggcagcagcagcagccgctgGACCGACAGGGCAGCTTCGGCCTCAGGACGCCGCAGACACTAGATCCAAGCAGCAGAGATGCAACCGGAGAGCCCGACGAGATGGACAGACTGAAAGCCAAACTGATGTCAGCGTGGAACAACGTCAAATATG GCTGGACGGTTAAATCTAAAACCTCTTTCAACAAGGTGTCCCCAGTCACCGTGCTGGGACACTCGTATCTGCTCAACAGTGAAG ACGAGGTGGAGCGCTTCCGTCTGGCTTTCGTGTCCAGGATTTGGCTGACCTACAGGAAGGACTTCCCTCAGCTGGAGGGCTCCACATTGACCACAGACTGCGGCTGGGGCTGCATGCTGCGCAGCGGGCAGATGCTGCTGGCGCAGGGGCTCCTGGTCCATCTGATGCCCAGAG ATTGGGCTTGGCCGGATGCTCAGCAGCTAACCGACGTGGACTTTGAGGTCTTCAGGCCTCGTTCCCCAGCCCGTGCCGGAGGAGTCCCCATCCCCTCCTTCGGCTCCCCGCGAGGATCCAACACCCCTGAAAAGTCCCCGCCGAGCGAGCAGCGCCCCAAATGCAGCCAGAAAAAGAGACCCGAGTCTGTGagggacagacaggcagagccCGTCCACCACAGGTTGGTCACCTGGTTCGGGGATCAGCCCTCGGCACCTTTTGGGATCCACCAGCTGGTGGAAGTCGGCAAAAGTTCAGGGAAGAAGGCCGGCGACTGGTACGGCCCCTCTATAGTGGCACACATACTACG GAAAGCGGTCGCTAAGACGTCTGCACTCCACAACCTGGCGGTGTACGTGGCTCAGGATTGTACAG TGTACAAAGAGGACGTGGTCCGTCTGTGTGACCTCTCACTAAGCCAGAACCCGCCCGATCCGTCCAGCCAAGCCTGGAAGTCCGTCATCATCCTGGTGCCTGTGCGGCTCGGAGGAGAAGCCCTCAACCCGTCCTACATCGAATGTGTCAAG AACATCCTGAAGCTGGACTGCTGCACTGGAATCATCGGAGGCAAGCCGAAGCATTCGCTTTACTTCATCGGCTTCCAAG ACGAGCAGCTGCTGTATCTGGACCCTCACTACTGCCAGCCTGTGGTGGACGTGTCACAAGTCAACTTCTCACTGGAG TCGTTCCACTGTAGCGCTCCCAAAAAGATGCCCTTCAACCGCATGGACCCGAGCTGCACCATCGGCTTCTACGCCAAGAACAAGAAAGACTTTGAGTCTCTGTGTTCTGCCGTCAGTGAG GCGCTGTCGTCATCGAAGGAGAAGTACCCCATCTTCACCTTCGTGGAGGGTCGGGGTCAGGATTACGGACTCGAGGGTCACAGCAGCAATAACACTGGACCCGCAGCCCACATCCTGCCCCCGGGCAGGCTGGGCAGGAGCAACAACAGACGAAACAGTGACGAGTTCGTCTTCTTGTAA